One window of the Mycobacterium xenopi genome contains the following:
- a CDS encoding cytochrome c biogenesis CcdA family protein — MNHGLVGLAFAAGLVAALNPCGFAMLPAYLVLVVRGERAGHSPAVGASVASLGRALAATVGMALGFATVFGLFGALTVSAAAAAQRYVPYLTVLIGSVLVALGVWLLMGRELKMLTPLGRRGAPTVRLGSMYGYGVSYAIASLSCTIGPFLAVTAAASRSGSLLVRVSVYLAYVGGLALVVGVLAVAAAAASSAVADRIRAILPFVNRISGALLVAVGLYVGYYGLYEMRLAHAHANPRDPVLTAAGRIQRVLAGWVHQHGGWPWVVALAVLVAGLAAATVYRRLRR, encoded by the coding sequence GTGAACCACGGCCTTGTCGGCCTGGCCTTCGCCGCCGGATTGGTCGCAGCGCTGAACCCGTGTGGTTTTGCGATGCTGCCGGCCTACCTGGTGCTGGTGGTGCGCGGCGAGCGCGCCGGCCACTCCCCGGCGGTGGGCGCGTCGGTGGCGTCACTGGGCCGCGCGCTGGCCGCCACCGTGGGCATGGCCCTGGGATTTGCCACCGTGTTCGGGCTATTCGGGGCGCTGACGGTCTCTGCGGCGGCCGCGGCGCAACGATACGTGCCCTATCTGACCGTGCTGATCGGCAGTGTGCTTGTGGCGCTGGGAGTTTGGCTGCTGATGGGGCGTGAGCTCAAGATGTTGACGCCGCTGGGCAGGCGGGGGGCGCCCACCGTGCGGCTCGGGTCGATGTACGGCTACGGCGTCAGCTATGCGATCGCCTCGCTGTCGTGCACAATCGGGCCGTTCTTGGCCGTCACGGCGGCGGCGTCGCGCAGCGGCTCCCTGCTGGTGCGGGTGTCGGTCTACCTGGCCTATGTCGGCGGCCTCGCGTTGGTGGTCGGCGTACTGGCGGTGGCCGCCGCGGCCGCGAGTTCGGCAGTGGCCGACCGCATCCGGGCAATCCTGCCGTTCGTCAACCGGATCAGCGGCGCGCTGCTTGTCGCGGTCGGCCTCTACGTCGGCTACTACGGCCTCTACGAGATGCGCCTGGCGCACGCCCACGCCAATCCGCGCGACCCGGTGCTCACCGCCGCCGGCCGCATCCAGCGGGTGCTCGCCGGATGGGTGCACCAGCATGGCGGCTGGCCGTGGGTTGTGGCGCTCGCGGTGCTCGTGGCCGGGCTCGCGGCCGCAACCGTCTACCGTCGGCTGCGGCGCTAA
- a CDS encoding DUF2631 domain-containing protein, protein MVSTEVERRVEVDTAEVPSAAWGWSKINYRTWRITGLAIVVFLLCMLRGNHVGHIEDWFLVGFAGATLFFVVRDWWGRRRGWIR, encoded by the coding sequence GTGGTCAGTACCGAGGTCGAGCGCCGCGTCGAGGTCGACACCGCCGAGGTGCCATCTGCGGCATGGGGCTGGAGCAAGATCAACTACCGGACCTGGCGCATCACCGGCCTGGCCATCGTCGTGTTTTTGTTGTGCATGCTGCGCGGCAATCACGTCGGCCATATCGAGGACTGGTTCTTGGTCGGGTTCGCCGGCGCGACACTGTTTTTCGTCGTCCGCGACTGGTGGGGCCGCCGCCGGGGCTGGATCAGGTAG